From Psychroflexus torquis ATCC 700755, the proteins below share one genomic window:
- a CDS encoding helix-turn-helix domain-containing protein — MGRKAILEIKESDSELNKLLLKQKTLKAEKRLKSLLAIKSGKFETRQELADFLGIHIRTLERWIVNYNAGGVEMMLTDKPKNKTSKIITPQIHKGLSQRVHDPNNPFLGYWDAQNWVEQEYGVVVKYQRIREYLIQHFKTKPKTPRKSHYKKDVEAEKAFLKTP; from the coding sequence ATGGGAAGAAAAGCAATTTTAGAGATCAAGGAATCAGATTCGGAGCTAAACAAACTCTTGTTAAAACAGAAAACCTTAAAAGCAGAAAAACGTTTAAAGAGTTTGCTAGCCATTAAGTCTGGCAAATTTGAAACCCGACAAGAATTAGCTGATTTTTTAGGGATTCATATCAGAACCCTAGAAAGGTGGATTGTGAACTACAATGCTGGTGGGGTTGAGATGATGTTAACTGATAAGCCTAAAAATAAAACGTCTAAAATTATTACACCACAAATACATAAGGGTTTATCCCAAAGAGTACATGACCCAAATAATCCTTTTTTGGGATACTGGGATGCTCAAAATTGGGTAGAACAAGAGTATGGCGTAGTTGTTAAGTACCAACGGATCCGTGAGTATTTGATTCAACATTTTAAAACAAAACCCAAGACTCCTAGGAAATCTCACTACAAAAAAGATGTAGAGGCTGAAAAAGCTTTTTTAAAAACTCCCTAA
- a CDS encoding nucleotide exchange factor GrpE, with the protein MSENKSNKDDIESTQNDVDVNSEVETSEVHEQQSDEVGDTPEVELSTEERLQQELDAKDDKYLRLFAEFENYKRRTSKERMELFKTASQDVMQAMLPVLDDFDRALLQIKKSEDESLVEGIELINTKLRETLIHRGLEVMSIKEGDAFDSELHEAITQVPSPSEDMKGKIIDVVEKGYTLGDKIIRYPKVVTGK; encoded by the coding sequence ATGAGTGAAAATAAATCAAACAAAGACGATATAGAATCAACACAAAATGATGTTGATGTCAATTCAGAAGTGGAAACTTCAGAAGTCCATGAACAACAAAGTGATGAAGTAGGGGATACTCCCGAAGTTGAGCTGTCAACAGAAGAGAGACTTCAGCAAGAGTTAGATGCTAAAGATGATAAGTACTTAAGACTTTTTGCTGAGTTTGAAAACTATAAGCGCCGAACTTCAAAGGAAAGAATGGAGTTGTTCAAAACAGCTAGTCAAGATGTGATGCAAGCTATGCTTCCCGTTCTTGATGATTTTGATCGTGCCTTACTCCAAATCAAAAAATCTGAAGATGAATCTCTTGTAGAAGGTATTGAGCTCATTAATACTAAACTAAGAGAAACTCTTATTCACAGGGGGCTTGAGGTGATGTCAATAAAAGAAGGTGATGCTTTTGATTCTGAATTACATGAAGCTATTACTCAAGTGCCTTCCCCAAGTGAAGACATGAAAGGTAAAATTATTGACGTAGTTGAAAAAGGATATACATTGGGTGATAAAATTATTAGATACCCTAAAGTAGTGACTGGAAAATAA
- the dnaJ gene encoding molecular chaperone DnaJ, which yields MKEDYYDILGLSKGASQIEIKKAYRKMAIKFHPDKNPDNSEAEAKFKKAAEAYEVLGNEEKRQKYDQFGHGAFDGSQGFGGGGMNMDDIFSQFGDIFGGGFGGRSQEFSGFGGGFGGRQRAKGGNLRIRVSLTLEEVAKGVDKKMKVSRKKKPEDTTFRTCSTCGGSGQVTRVTNTILGRMQTASVCTACAGSGQIIDKKGQGTDAHGLKMVEEAVSIKIPPGVEDGMQLKVSNKGNEPVGDGIPGDLIVLIEVKEHESLQRDGENLHYDLYISYPEAALGASKEIQTVNSKVRIKVEPGAQSGKILRLRNKGLPNLNGYSVGDLLVHINVWTPQTLSKEQKEYFEENLGDSNFEPNPDRMDKSFFEKVKDMFS from the coding sequence ATGAAAGAAGATTATTACGACATACTAGGATTATCTAAAGGAGCTTCACAAATTGAAATTAAAAAAGCCTACCGAAAGATGGCTATTAAGTTTCATCCAGATAAAAATCCAGACAATAGCGAAGCTGAAGCCAAATTTAAAAAAGCGGCAGAGGCCTACGAAGTTTTAGGAAACGAAGAAAAAAGACAGAAGTACGACCAATTTGGTCATGGTGCTTTTGACGGTTCCCAAGGCTTTGGTGGAGGTGGAATGAACATGGATGACATCTTCAGTCAATTTGGAGACATTTTCGGCGGAGGATTTGGAGGTAGATCTCAAGAATTCTCTGGATTTGGAGGCGGTTTTGGCGGTAGACAACGTGCTAAAGGTGGAAACCTGAGGATACGCGTTAGTCTTACACTAGAAGAGGTCGCTAAGGGGGTAGATAAAAAGATGAAAGTCTCTAGAAAGAAAAAGCCAGAAGATACTACATTTAGGACCTGCTCAACATGCGGGGGTTCTGGTCAAGTCACCAGAGTGACAAATACCATTCTAGGAAGAATGCAAACGGCATCCGTATGTACAGCTTGTGCAGGTTCGGGCCAAATTATTGATAAAAAGGGTCAAGGCACAGATGCTCATGGTCTAAAAATGGTCGAAGAAGCGGTATCCATTAAAATTCCACCAGGAGTTGAAGATGGTATGCAACTGAAAGTTTCCAACAAAGGAAATGAACCTGTTGGAGATGGTATTCCTGGAGACCTTATTGTTCTTATAGAGGTTAAGGAGCACGAAAGTCTTCAACGTGATGGAGAAAACTTGCATTACGATCTCTACATCAGTTATCCTGAAGCTGCACTTGGGGCTAGCAAAGAAATTCAAACTGTAAATAGTAAAGTTAGGATTAAAGTAGAGCCAGGTGCGCAGAGTGGTAAAATCCTAAGATTAAGAAACAAAGGTCTGCCTAATTTAAACGGGTATAGCGTTGGTGATTTACTTGTGCATATTAATGTATGGACGCCACAAACCTTATCTAAAGAACAAAAAGAATATTTTGAAGAAAATTTAGGGGACTCAAACTTTGAACCTAATCCTGACCGAATGGATAAATCTTTCTTTGAAAAGGTAAAAGATATGTTCTCATAA
- a CDS encoding sigma-54-dependent transcriptional regulator: MSKILIIEDEDAIRRVLKKILLEEEQNYIVEEAEDGLLGIELIKKNNYDLILCDIKMPKMDGLEVLSACQKLNPDLPVVMISGHGDIETAVETMRMGAFDYISKPPDLNRLLNTVRIALDHTQLAQENKQLKKKVSKKFEMIGNSEELEQIKSMINKVAPTEARVLITGENGTGKELVAHWLHEKSERNKGPFIEVNCAAIPSELIESELFGHVKGAFTSANKDRAGKFEAANGGTIFLDEIGDMSLSAQAKVLRALQENRVQRVGSDKDIKVDVRVIAATNKNLKDEIAEKRFREDLYHRLAVILIHVPSLNERRRDIPELIRHFTEKIAGEQGTKPKTFDDKAISILEQLDWTGNIRELRNVVERLIILGDQQISDKDVKQFVQLKST; this comes from the coding sequence ATGTCCAAAATTTTAATTATTGAAGATGAAGATGCGATAAGGCGTGTTCTCAAAAAAATATTACTTGAAGAAGAGCAAAACTACATTGTTGAAGAAGCTGAGGATGGTTTGTTAGGTATTGAGCTCATTAAAAAGAACAATTATGATCTTATCCTTTGTGATATAAAAATGCCAAAAATGGATGGTTTGGAAGTCTTGTCAGCTTGTCAGAAACTAAATCCAGATCTTCCTGTAGTCATGATTTCTGGACATGGGGATATTGAGACTGCTGTAGAAACCATGCGTATGGGGGCTTTCGATTATATCTCTAAACCTCCAGATCTTAACCGCTTATTGAATACTGTAAGAATAGCCTTAGATCATACTCAATTGGCACAAGAAAACAAGCAGCTGAAAAAAAAGGTGTCTAAGAAATTCGAAATGATAGGTAATTCTGAGGAGTTGGAACAGATAAAATCTATGATTAATAAAGTGGCCCCTACAGAAGCAAGAGTTTTGATTACTGGTGAAAATGGTACAGGGAAAGAGCTTGTCGCTCATTGGCTTCACGAAAAAAGCGAACGAAATAAAGGACCATTTATAGAGGTGAATTGCGCAGCTATACCCTCAGAATTAATTGAAAGTGAACTTTTTGGTCACGTTAAAGGAGCTTTTACTTCTGCCAATAAAGATAGGGCTGGAAAATTTGAAGCTGCTAATGGAGGGACTATTTTTCTTGATGAAATAGGGGATATGAGTTTGTCTGCTCAAGCAAAAGTTTTAAGGGCTTTACAGGAAAATAGAGTGCAACGTGTAGGAAGCGATAAAGACATTAAAGTAGATGTGAGAGTTATTGCAGCAACCAATAAAAACCTAAAAGATGAAATTGCTGAAAAGAGATTCAGAGAAGACCTTTACCATAGGCTCGCTGTAATTCTTATTCATGTTCCTTCTCTAAATGAAAGACGAAGAGATATTCCAGAATTGATACGGCATTTTACAGAAAAAATAGCCGGAGAGCAAGGAACCAAGCCCAAAACCTTTGACGATAAAGCTATTTCAATTTTAGAACAACTGGACTGGACTGGTAATATTCGAGAGCTTAGGAATGTTGTCGAGCGCCTTATTATATTAGGCGATCAGCAAATTTCAGATAAAGATGTGAAGCAATTTGTGCAACTCAAGTCGACCTAA
- a CDS encoding MATE family efflux transporter, which translates to MNLSTYTKEFPKNFSLAFPIMMGQLGHVLVGFVDNLMIGNLGAAPLAAVSLGNTLIFLALFLGIGFSFAITPFIAEADGEADIQKGRVFFQHGLVMCTVNGIILFLLLLLAKPILYHLDQPKDVVDLALPYLDIVAFSLIPLMIFQGFKQFADGLSMTKYAMYAILSANVVNVIFNYLLIYGVWFFPRLELEGAAIGTLISRIFMLVLLYLILSKRPKLKPYFVLMKKSLDKKIFKRLINLGFPTALQMLFEGGIFTATVLLAGTLGTNSQAANQIALNLASMTFMIAVGLGVTATIRVSNQKGKKQFKTLRDVAYSVFLQVFIIEGFFALGFILLKGFLPTLYIDDAEVLMLASQLLVIAALFQLSDGLQVVILGALRGLQDVKIPTLICFVAYWLIGFPVSYFAGKAEALGNIGIWLGLLTGLTASAIMLYIRFNMLSKKQILTFEKTKSTA; encoded by the coding sequence TTGAATTTATCAACTTACACCAAAGAATTTCCTAAAAACTTCAGTCTTGCTTTTCCCATAATGATGGGACAGCTGGGCCATGTTTTAGTAGGTTTTGTAGATAATTTGATGATAGGTAATTTAGGAGCAGCTCCATTGGCTGCTGTTTCTTTGGGTAATACTCTTATTTTTTTAGCCCTTTTTCTGGGTATAGGTTTCAGCTTTGCAATCACTCCCTTTATCGCAGAAGCGGATGGAGAAGCAGACATTCAAAAAGGGCGTGTGTTTTTTCAACATGGCCTAGTAATGTGTACTGTTAATGGAATTATATTATTCCTCCTCCTTTTATTAGCCAAACCTATTTTATATCACCTCGATCAACCTAAAGATGTTGTGGACTTAGCATTACCCTATTTAGACATTGTAGCATTTTCTTTGATTCCGCTGATGATTTTTCAGGGATTCAAGCAATTCGCAGATGGTCTTTCCATGACCAAATATGCTATGTACGCTATACTTTCAGCAAATGTGGTCAATGTTATTTTTAATTATTTATTGATTTATGGGGTTTGGTTTTTTCCAAGATTGGAATTAGAGGGGGCTGCAATTGGGACTCTTATCTCTCGAATTTTTATGCTTGTTCTTCTGTATTTAATTTTAAGTAAGCGGCCTAAGCTCAAGCCGTATTTTGTGTTGATGAAAAAGTCTTTGGATAAGAAAATATTTAAACGTTTGATCAATCTCGGTTTCCCTACGGCCTTACAGATGCTGTTTGAGGGGGGGATTTTTACAGCCACCGTCTTATTAGCAGGAACTTTAGGAACCAATTCTCAGGCTGCCAATCAAATTGCCCTAAACTTGGCCTCTATGACCTTTATGATAGCGGTTGGTTTGGGAGTCACTGCTACTATTCGCGTTTCCAATCAAAAGGGAAAAAAACAGTTTAAAACTTTAAGGGATGTAGCGTATTCTGTATTCTTACAAGTATTTATTATAGAAGGTTTTTTTGCGCTTGGGTTTATCCTGCTTAAAGGATTTTTACCTACTCTTTATATAGATGATGCAGAAGTCCTCATGCTAGCTTCGCAACTACTTGTTATTGCAGCACTTTTTCAATTGAGTGATGGTTTGCAAGTTGTTATTTTAGGAGCTCTACGTGGTCTTCAGGATGTTAAGATTCCGACGTTGATTTGTTTTGTTGCTTATTGGCTAATTGGATTTCCTGTGTCTTACTTTGCTGGTAAAGCTGAAGCTCTAGGAAATATAGGTATTTGGCTCGGTTTACTCACTGGCTTAACAGCATCAGCTATTATGTTATATATTCGATTTAATATGCTCTCCAAAAAACAAATTCTTACTTTTGAAAAAACAAAATCTACTGCATAA
- a CDS encoding phosphatase PAP2 family protein: protein MLETLKQIDRELFLYLNNLGIKEWDWFWVLLTEKETSIPLYAILLFLIFKKIRLRGLLITVVVVALMITFTDQMANFFKDSFQRLRPCNEPFIEYGRFLAKRCGKYGYFSGHAISSFAVATLVSNVLKPYYKYVFYWLFFWAFMVTYSRIYVGVHYPADIFTGAVFGIAIGFLFYKLCKYLRFRFDK, encoded by the coding sequence ATGTTGGAAACTTTAAAACAGATAGATCGCGAACTTTTTCTTTATCTCAATAATCTTGGAATTAAAGAATGGGATTGGTTTTGGGTGCTACTTACCGAAAAGGAAACCTCCATTCCGCTTTATGCTATTCTTTTATTTTTGATTTTCAAAAAAATACGATTGCGAGGTTTATTGATTACAGTAGTTGTTGTAGCGTTAATGATCACCTTTACAGATCAGATGGCCAACTTTTTTAAAGACAGTTTTCAAAGATTACGACCTTGTAACGAACCCTTTATTGAATACGGTAGGTTTTTGGCTAAGCGTTGTGGTAAATATGGCTACTTCTCTGGGCATGCCATCAGTTCTTTTGCGGTTGCAACTCTAGTGTCCAATGTTTTGAAACCTTACTATAAATATGTGTTTTACTGGCTCTTTTTCTGGGCTTTTATGGTGACTTATAGCCGTATTTACGTTGGAGTTCATTATCCAGCAGATATTTTTACGGGAGCAGTTTTTGGAATAGCCATCGGATTTTTGTTTTATAAATTATGTAAGTACCTGCGATTCAGGTTCGATAAATAA
- the meaB gene encoding methylmalonyl Co-A mutase-associated GTPase MeaB, with protein sequence MPSSKNKSALQEKKSDSHSNLSAISAERIKSLRREKKDINELIQGVLKGNKTALSQAITLIESRSKRHTDDIKTVISSCLPHANKSLRIGITGVPGVGKSTFIEQLGLRLTHEGHKVAVLAVDPSSSVSRGSILGDKTRMEKLVQEPNAFIRPTASSESLGGVARKTRESILLCEAAGFDILLVETVGVGQSETTVHSMTDFFLLLKLAGAGDELQGIKRGIIEMADAIIINKSDGENIKPAKRAKVEFTNALHMYPAKQNGWSPKVKLASALNNVGIEKVWTMISKYATIVKSNGFFENKRAYQNQFWLTQTIEDSLKREFYQNETIKAEFPEVLKKIQSQQMSPFEAADYLLKKAKL encoded by the coding sequence ATGCCTTCTTCAAAAAATAAATCAGCACTTCAGGAGAAAAAAAGCGATTCTCATTCCAATTTGAGCGCTATCTCTGCTGAGAGAATTAAATCTTTGAGGCGAGAGAAAAAAGATATTAATGAGCTTATACAAGGTGTTTTAAAAGGAAATAAAACAGCTTTAAGTCAAGCTATTACACTAATTGAAAGTCGAAGTAAAAGGCATACTGATGATATAAAAACAGTCATTTCATCGTGTTTACCTCATGCCAATAAATCTCTAAGAATCGGTATTACGGGAGTCCCTGGTGTTGGTAAAAGCACTTTCATTGAGCAATTGGGTCTTCGTCTTACTCATGAAGGTCACAAGGTAGCAGTATTAGCAGTGGATCCTTCAAGCTCTGTGTCTAGAGGAAGTATTCTTGGAGATAAGACAAGAATGGAAAAATTGGTTCAAGAGCCTAATGCCTTTATTAGACCAACTGCCTCTAGTGAATCTCTGGGTGGAGTTGCCAGAAAAACAAGGGAAAGTATATTACTATGCGAAGCTGCGGGATTTGACATCTTACTTGTTGAGACTGTCGGCGTTGGACAGAGTGAAACTACAGTACATAGTATGACCGACTTCTTTTTATTATTGAAGCTAGCGGGAGCAGGTGACGAATTACAAGGCATCAAACGAGGCATCATAGAAATGGCGGACGCTATTATCATCAATAAGTCGGATGGTGAAAATATTAAACCTGCTAAGAGAGCTAAAGTTGAATTCACCAATGCGTTACACATGTACCCAGCAAAACAAAACGGCTGGTCTCCTAAAGTTAAATTAGCCAGCGCTCTAAATAATGTAGGAATTGAGAAAGTCTGGACTATGATTTCAAAATATGCTACGATAGTGAAATCTAACGGTTTCTTTGAGAACAAACGAGCCTATCAAAATCAGTTTTGGCTCACGCAAACCATCGAAGACTCATTAAAAAGAGAATTCTACCAAAATGAAACCATTAAAGCTGAATTTCCTGAAGTCCTTAAGAAAATTCAATCTCAACAAATGAGTCCCTTTGAAGCTGCAGATTATCTTTTAAAAAAAGCAAAATTATAA
- a CDS encoding organic hydroperoxide resistance protein, whose product MKTLYTAKATAKGGRKGHVKTEDGSIDLPLSMPKELGGDGADGVNPEQLFGSGYSACFGSALSLVADKHKVDLGDFSVSAYVSIGKVEDGNLQLSVILDSFLPGVEDIKTGENLINEAHELCPFSRATRDNIDVTLNLLRDE is encoded by the coding sequence ATGAAAACACTTTATACTGCGAAAGCTACAGCAAAAGGAGGAAGAAAAGGACATGTGAAAACCGAAGATGGTTCAATAGATTTACCACTAAGTATGCCTAAAGAACTTGGAGGAGATGGTGCAGATGGAGTTAACCCTGAACAGCTTTTTGGATCTGGATATTCTGCTTGTTTTGGAAGCGCCTTAAGTCTTGTTGCTGATAAGCATAAAGTTGACTTAGGAGATTTTAGTGTATCAGCTTATGTGAGTATTGGTAAGGTTGAAGATGGAAATCTACAGCTATCCGTAATTTTAGATTCCTTCTTACCTGGTGTGGAAGACATCAAGACTGGGGAAAATTTAATAAATGAAGCTCATGAGCTATGTCCATTCTCAAGAGCGACAAGAGATAATATAGATGTCACTCTCAATCTTTTAAGAGACGAGTAA
- a CDS encoding peptidoglycan DD-metalloendopeptidase family protein, translating into MLSLLKDHLSEEFFSILGPDFSEKDYIHLDLSSRKTSEVNLDLSTEFALENYIHSYLNQKKAKAAFGGYLEQRSLYSRSSYFGIETTGNKRDIHLGLDIWAPSDTLIYAPTTGVVHSLKNNINHGDYGPTLVLEHHIHKLRWYSLYGHLALDTLSKFNIGERITKGEAFASLGSNEVNGNYPPHLHYQLIFDLEDYVGDYPGVSSERKLNYYRNNCPDPNLILNFEI; encoded by the coding sequence ATGTTGAGTTTATTAAAAGACCACTTATCAGAAGAGTTCTTTTCTATATTAGGCCCCGACTTTTCTGAAAAGGATTACATCCACTTAGATTTATCTTCACGAAAAACATCTGAAGTTAACTTAGATTTATCGACAGAATTCGCCCTAGAAAACTATATCCATTCTTATTTGAACCAGAAAAAGGCTAAAGCCGCCTTTGGAGGATATCTGGAACAAAGAAGTCTTTATTCTAGAAGCTCTTATTTTGGTATAGAAACTACAGGAAACAAAAGGGATATCCATTTGGGTCTTGATATCTGGGCACCTTCAGACACTCTTATTTATGCACCCACAACTGGTGTAGTGCATAGCTTAAAGAATAATATAAACCATGGAGACTATGGGCCAACACTAGTTTTGGAACATCACATCCATAAACTTCGTTGGTATTCTTTATATGGACACCTCGCTTTAGATACCTTGTCTAAGTTTAATATTGGAGAAAGAATCACTAAGGGAGAAGCTTTTGCTAGTCTTGGGTCTAATGAGGTTAATGGAAATTATCCTCCACATTTACATTACCAATTAATCTTTGATTTGGAAGATTACGTTGGCGATTATCCTGGAGTGTCTTCAGAAAGAAAACTTAACTATTACCGCAATAATTGTCCTGATCCCAACCTTATCCTAAATTTTGAAATCTAA
- a CDS encoding dimethylarginine dimethylaminohydrolase family protein has protein sequence MKPQIINETSRLKSVILGVANSNGGEPDLEDAYDPKSIKHIKEGTYPEEKDMVEEIEAVAFILKKHNVEVFRPQVIKGYNQIFSRDIGFVIDNKFVFANILPDREKEIEAIDFVLDTIDDDQKIKLPEQCHIEGGDVMPHGDYIFVGTYRGEDYSSFITARTNVEAVDELQKLFPQKTVKSFNLRKSNTDPKSNALHLDCCFQPIGDNFAIIHKHGFLEEEEYNWLVNLYGKDQVFEIDAQEMYDMNSNIFSISEKVVISDVYFKRLNAWLTSKGIQVETVDYREIAKQEGLLRCSTLPLIRE, from the coding sequence TTGAAACCACAAATAATAAACGAAACTTCTAGACTTAAATCTGTAATTCTAGGTGTTGCCAATTCCAATGGAGGTGAGCCCGATCTTGAAGATGCTTACGATCCAAAATCAATTAAACACATTAAGGAAGGGACTTACCCTGAAGAAAAAGACATGGTAGAAGAGATTGAAGCTGTTGCTTTTATCCTAAAAAAACACAATGTTGAAGTTTTTAGACCTCAAGTTATTAAAGGGTATAATCAGATATTTTCCAGAGATATCGGGTTCGTGATAGATAATAAATTCGTCTTTGCTAATATTCTACCTGATCGAGAAAAAGAAATAGAAGCCATTGATTTTGTCTTAGATACAATTGATGATGACCAAAAAATAAAACTTCCAGAACAGTGTCATATTGAAGGCGGAGATGTTATGCCTCATGGAGATTATATTTTTGTAGGAACCTATAGAGGCGAGGATTATTCAAGCTTTATTACTGCTAGAACTAATGTAGAAGCTGTAGATGAGCTTCAAAAATTATTTCCTCAAAAAACTGTAAAATCGTTCAATCTTAGGAAATCTAATACAGATCCTAAATCAAATGCTTTGCATTTGGACTGTTGCTTCCAGCCTATAGGAGATAATTTTGCGATTATCCACAAACATGGATTCTTAGAGGAAGAGGAGTATAATTGGTTAGTTAACCTATATGGAAAAGATCAAGTCTTTGAAATCGATGCTCAAGAAATGTATGATATGAATAGCAATATTTTTTCAATTTCTGAGAAAGTGGTTATCTCTGATGTATATTTTAAGCGATTAAATGCTTGGCTAACTTCAAAAGGGATACAAGTAGAAACTGTAGATTATAGAGAAATTGCTAAACAAGAGGGTTTGTTGAGATGTTCAACATTGCCTTTAATAAGAGAATAA
- the ctlX gene encoding citrulline utilization hydrolase CtlX → MKQITDTLVMIRPVNFRMNEETAVNNYFQHSTGDLQESVNAKAQKEFDTFADKLKSVGVNIIIIDDIASQDTPDSIFPNNWVSFHENGDVALYPMFAKNRRKERREDIFKTIEAEGRFIRNFIDYTSAEQEDFYLEGTGSLILDRVNSKAYCALSPRADEDLVIEFCEDFEYTPIIFNAYQNFKGERLPIYHTNVMMCVAEEFAVICLDTIDDKKEQKLVADSLMQDGKEIISISEEQMNNFAGNMLQVQGQADKFLVMSQTAHQALSQHQIKIIEQYCKILSSDLETIETHGGGSARCMLAEVFIPKIV, encoded by the coding sequence ATGAAACAAATTACAGATACCTTAGTCATGATACGCCCTGTTAACTTCAGAATGAATGAAGAAACAGCAGTGAATAATTACTTTCAACACTCTACAGGAGACTTACAGGAAAGTGTCAATGCCAAAGCACAGAAGGAATTTGATACGTTTGCAGATAAGTTGAAATCAGTTGGGGTTAACATCATAATAATCGACGATATTGCTTCTCAGGATACTCCAGATTCTATTTTTCCAAATAACTGGGTTTCTTTTCATGAAAATGGAGATGTAGCTCTTTATCCCATGTTTGCTAAAAATAGGCGAAAGGAGAGACGTGAAGATATTTTTAAGACCATTGAAGCTGAAGGTCGATTCATCAGGAACTTTATAGATTATACTTCTGCGGAGCAAGAGGATTTTTATCTAGAAGGGACAGGGAGCTTGATCTTGGATCGGGTAAATAGTAAAGCCTATTGTGCGTTATCACCAAGAGCAGACGAAGATTTAGTTATCGAGTTCTGTGAAGATTTTGAGTATACTCCAATTATTTTCAATGCTTACCAAAACTTTAAAGGAGAAAGACTTCCTATTTATCACACCAATGTTATGATGTGTGTAGCCGAAGAATTCGCAGTGATTTGCTTAGATACTATCGATGATAAAAAGGAACAGAAATTAGTTGCTGATAGTCTTATGCAAGATGGAAAAGAAATTATTTCTATTTCTGAAGAACAAATGAATAATTTTGCAGGAAATATGCTTCAGGTTCAAGGCCAAGCAGATAAATTTTTAGTAATGAGCCAAACTGCGCATCAGGCATTGTCTCAACACCAGATTAAAATTATAGAACAGTATTGTAAAATTTTAAGCAGTGATTTAGAGACTATAGAAACGCATGGCGGCGGTAGTGCAAGATGCATGCTGGCAGAAGTGTTTATACCTAAAATTGTTTAA